The nucleotide sequence AAAACAGTTTTAGCTCTCTGTTATTTTAATCCTATTTGGATAGCTAGACACATTTTTTTCATTCAGCTTTTTTCTATGGGAAAAATCGGATGGTTTATCTTAAATATTGGGTTAAAAAGTTTTATAGGAGCTCTCCCCATAAGTATTTTTGGTAATTTCATCATACAAAACCTTATCCCTATAAAATTTAGGTTTTTTTCTAGCGCTGTTTTTTCTGGCCTACTGGCTATCTACTATGCCCTCAGTGCAGTGTATTTCTCCTAAGATCTCTTTAGGATCATTTTTCATCAACAAATAAAAAATTTAAGCTGTAGTTTAATCAGGTATATTTTAAATACTAAGGTTTCTACAGCATTCATTTTGCCTTAGCAGAATATTTTTATAAATTTCATAAAAGCATCTTGCCCTTCTTCATCCCTTTTATACACTCCTGCGTCCTCTAATACTTTAGAAAATGCCACTCCTACTTCTTCGTGTAAAACTTTCTTCACACTGTCTGAAGTAAGGTTATCATAATTTTCTTTAATTTCCTTTGCCCAGTTTAGGTGCTTTTCTATTGTTTTATTATTTTCTATTTCCTCTATATAGTTATCTTTCAAAAGAACTTCCTCCAATATAGCCAATTCTTCTTTGAGCCTACCTGGAAGCACCGCTAACCCCATGACTTCAATAAGCCCTATATTTTCCTTCTTTATATTGTGGACTTCCTCGTGGGGATGAAATATACCCAATGGGTGTTCATCTGAAGTCCTGTTGTTTCTCAAAACCATATCTAACTCAAATATTTTACCTCTCCTCCTAACAATGGGAGTTACTGTGTTATGGGGTTCACCTCCGGTCTCAGCAAATATACCGACCTCTTCATCTGAATAATTTCTCCAAGTACAGAGTATCTCATCTGCTAATTCTGCTAAATCCGAACTGTTTTCAGAAGAGAGTCTTACTACTGACATGGGCCATTTTACTATTCCACCCTCTACATTTGGATATTTTTGAAATTTAATCTTTTTTTCTATAGGAGCCTTAGCCATAGCAAACTCATGATTCCCTCCCTGAAAATGATCGTGAGACAGGATAGATCCTCCTACAATCGGCAGATCTGCATTAGATCCTATAAAGTAATGGGGGAATTTCTCTACAAATTCCAGTAATCTCATAAAGGTAATTTTTGAAATTTTCATGGGTCTGTGTTCACTTGAAAATACGATACTATGCTCATTGTAATAAACATAGGGTGAATACTGTAAAAACCACTCCTCACCACTTAAGTCCAAGGGGATTATCCTATGATTTTGTCTGGCAGGATGATTTACCCTCCCTCTATACCCTTCATTTTCCTTACACAGTACACAGCTTGGATAAGTGCTGTTTTTAATATGCTTTGCTGCTGCTATGGCTTTAGGATCTTTTTCTGGCTTAGATAAGTTTACAGTTATCTCTAAATCTCCGTATTCTGTAGGAGAGTACCAGTGCATATTTTTTGCTGTCCTTTCAGTTCTTATATAGTTGGATGCCTTGGACATTGCATAATAATTTTCAGTAGCATATTTAATCCCTTTTTTTTCTGAATTTTCATAAAATTCTTTTACTACTTCAGATGGCCTGGGCATCAAGCACCCCATCAACCTTGCATCTAAAAGATCTCTATAGGTAACTGTATTCTCGGTCAACCTATTATTTTTGTCTGCCCAATCCATTATATTTTCTAAGATTTCTACCGGATCATCTAAAGTTTCATTTCTCACTTCTACACCTTTAAACTCCTCTATTTCCAATACTTCTAAGATGGAATTTCTAATATAGATCAGATCCATCTTATCCAATAATTTTTTCTGTATCCCATATTGCAGGAGACGTTCTATCTCATAATTTATATCTATCAATTTTCTCCCCCTAATTTTGTTCGTTGCTACACAATTAATTAACTGTTGGTAAATACATATCTCGTCACGGCTCTATACGGGTTATCTGGTGTATATACAGTAGTTTTAAATTCATCTACGTTGATATGATTTGGCAGGTCTTGGGTCTCAAGACACACACCTAATCTAGGTCTAGCAGTGACTCCGCAAGATAGTTTCCCCTCATTATCTCCCAAATAATTTCCTGTATAGAGCACTACTGCCTTTTGATCTGTATATACATCTAATTTTCTGCCTGTTTTTTCATGAAATAGAGATATTTCCAGTTCTTTCTCTTTTTTTAAGATAAATGGATGATCATAGCCTCTGGCAGATCTCAATTGGAGATTATTTGAATCTATGTCTTTTCCTATTTTTTTAGGAGTTTTAAAATTAAATGGTGTTCCCGTCAGATTAAAAGTTTGTCCATGGGGAATGGCATTTCCATCTAAAAATGAAACCCTGTCAGCTTCTATACACAACTCATGGTCTAGTATATCCTCCTGACAATCTCCCGAAAGATTAAAATAACTATGATTGGTGAGGTTTAAGATGGTATCTCTATCAGGAGTTCCTAAGTATGAAATTTCCAAAGTATCTTCTAGCAAAGTATACCGTACCTTGAATTCTACTTTCGAAGGAAATCCCTCCTCCATATGAGGACTTGTATAGGACAATTCTATCCCGTTTTCTACCTCAAAAACATCCCAAATCCTTTTGTCTAAGCCTTTTATTCCTCCGTGAAGGTTATTTTTTCCATTATTTACAGCTAGATTGTAGCGTACTCCTCCTAATTCAAAGCTGCCTCCTTCTATTCTGCCTGCGATCCTCCCTATGATAGCTCCAAAATATGGTGATTTTTCCTCATAGTCTCTAATATTATCATACCCCAGGACTACATTTTGTTTTTTCCTATCCCTATCAGCCATCAGAATTTCTGTTATTATTCCACCATAGTTTAATATACTGACTTCCAGCCTGTCATTTTTTAATATATATTTAAAAACTTCTTCCCCTGTTTTTAAAACACCAAATTCTGTTCTTAATATTTTCATAATTACCCCTTTCTAATAAATTTAAATCAGT is from Psychrilyobacter atlanticus DSM 19335 and encodes:
- the galT gene encoding UDP-glucose--hexose-1-phosphate uridylyltransferase, giving the protein MDINYEIERLLQYGIQKKLLDKMDLIYIRNSILEVLEIEEFKGVEVRNETLDDPVEILENIMDWADKNNRLTENTVTYRDLLDARLMGCLMPRPSEVVKEFYENSEKKGIKYATENYYAMSKASNYIRTERTAKNMHWYSPTEYGDLEITVNLSKPEKDPKAIAAAKHIKNSTYPSCVLCKENEGYRGRVNHPARQNHRIIPLDLSGEEWFLQYSPYVYYNEHSIVFSSEHRPMKISKITFMRLLEFVEKFPHYFIGSNADLPIVGGSILSHDHFQGGNHEFAMAKAPIEKKIKFQKYPNVEGGIVKWPMSVVRLSSENSSDLAELADEILCTWRNYSDEEVGIFAETGGEPHNTVTPIVRRRGKIFELDMVLRNNRTSDEHPLGIFHPHEEVHNIKKENIGLIEVMGLAVLPGRLKEELAILEEVLLKDNYIEEIENNKTIEKHLNWAKEIKENYDNLTSDSVKKVLHEEVGVAFSKVLEDAGVYKRDEEGQDAFMKFIKIFC
- a CDS encoding aldose epimerase family protein codes for the protein MKILRTEFGVLKTGEEVFKYILKNDRLEVSILNYGGIITEILMADRDRKKQNVVLGYDNIRDYEEKSPYFGAIIGRIAGRIEGGSFELGGVRYNLAVNNGKNNLHGGIKGLDKRIWDVFEVENGIELSYTSPHMEEGFPSKVEFKVRYTLLEDTLEISYLGTPDRDTILNLTNHSYFNLSGDCQEDILDHELCIEADRVSFLDGNAIPHGQTFNLTGTPFNFKTPKKIGKDIDSNNLQLRSARGYDHPFILKKEKELEISLFHEKTGRKLDVYTDQKAVVLYTGNYLGDNEGKLSCGVTARPRLGVCLETQDLPNHINVDEFKTTVYTPDNPYRAVTRYVFTNS